Part of the Terrisporobacter glycolicus ATCC 14880 = DSM 1288 genome is shown below.
GGAAGTAAAGATTTTATTAATTTTGGATATTCAGATAAAGAAAGACCTTTTAATTTTGATGCTACTCCCATAATAACTTTTCTTTGCCTTCCATCTCTATAAATGGCGCTATCTATATCTCTAATTCTACAATAAGATATAGCTTGATAACCTGTTAATGTTTGTACACCAGAACTTGAAATTAACTTCATTTCACCTTTGTCAGGATTGTTATAAGATTCATATGTGGAAGGTATTAACTTATTTACAGCTTTCATTTCTTTTTTAGAAATATCTACTTCCACTCCTCCAAGTTTTGTGATTACATCCATTAATCCTTCAAAATCAATTTGAATAAATTTATCAATTTCTATTCCAAATTCACTTTTTATAGTTTTAAATAATAACTGCTCTTTACCCCAAAAGTAGGATGCATTAAGCTTACCCTTGCCTTCTCCTGGTATTTCAACATATGTATCACGGGCTAAAGAAGTTAATTTTACACTTTTGTGTGTATTATCAATAGTAAGGATCATCATGCAGTCAGATCTGTAGGCGCTTTCATTTTCTCTACCATCAGTTCCCAGTAATAATATGTTGGTAACTCCCTCGACTTGTTGGTCAGTATTTACATTATTTATTCTATAATAGAGAAAACCGAAAACAGCCATTGGTAATAATAAAAGTACTAAAACTAAAGCTATGACAATTTTTTTCCCACGAGACATATTTACACTCCTTTATATATTCAAAGTTTCAAAGAAATTTCAAATATAAATTTTTAATAATTTAAAGAGATATTACTATTGTTTTTTAAATATTCATTATTATTCATGTCTATGTTTTTGTATATAAAATCTCTTAATACACATGTGGAGTTAGTATCATATAGCCATACCCAACCTGAATTGCCATATATTCCACCTTTTGAATGTATTTCATCTGTAATAGGGAATTCACCTTCTTTTAAAGTTGTTTTAAGTGATTTTCCAGCTAAAATATTATGTCCTGTAAGTGCAAGACTAGTAATTTCATTAGATGTTAAATTTGTTTTAACATATGGAATTATAGCATCTATTAACTGTGGATATTTTGTAAAAGACACATCTTGGTATTTTTTCATTACAGCATTAATAACTTTTCTTTGTCTACCATCTCTAAGTATGGCACTATCCGCTTTTCTAATACGGCTATAAGATAAAGCTTGATAACCATTTAATGTTTGTTTACCTGGTGATTCTATTAATTTCATTTCTCCTTTGTTAGGATTTTTACAGAATTTATAGCATTCTGGAATAAATCTATTTACTTCATTTATTTCTGATTGTTTAACATCTATTTCTACACCGTCTAAAGCATAAATAATATCCATTAAAGAAGTAAAGTCAACAATAACATATTTATCTAGACCTATACCAAATTCATTCTCAATTGTTTCAAATAAAAGATTTTCCTTTCCCCAAAAATATGCAGTATTTAATTTCCCTTTGCCTTTTCCTGGTATATCTACATAAGTGTCTCTTGCTAAAGAAGTAAGTTTAATATTTTTATTATTATTATCAACAGTAAGAATAATCATAGAATCTGTTCTAAAGGCAGTTTCATCTTTTCTACCATCAGTTCCCAGTAATAAAATATTTGTTATACCATCAACTTCTTTAATTTTAGACTTGTAAGTTGATGATACTGTTACATCTTTCAGTTTGTATTGTAAATATCCATATACCGACACTGGTATTATGATAATAAGGGATATTATACAAATAATAATTTTTTTGTATTTTGACATTTTCCATCACCCAATCTGATTATATTTATTTATAGTAAAAATTATACCAACTCAAGTATGTTAGGGCAAGAAGTAATTGAATTTTTTTCCAATAAACTACATTTTTAGACGTTTTAAATTTTTATTATATTAAACAAAGTTATTTAACAAAATATAGGTA
Proteins encoded:
- a CDS encoding LCP family protein, with the protein product MSRGKKIVIALVLVLLLLPMAVFGFLYYRINNVNTDQQVEGVTNILLLGTDGRENESAYRSDCMMILTIDNTHKSVKLTSLARDTYVEIPGEGKGKLNASYFWGKEQLLFKTIKSEFGIEIDKFIQIDFEGLMDVITKLGGVEVDISKKEMKAVNKLIPSTYESYNNPDKGEMKLISSSGVQTLTGYQAISYCRIRDIDSAIYRDGRQRKVIMGVASKLKGLSLSEYPKLIKSLLPCVSTNMGSIELLNLGTSAYKILSKDGTIKQGQFPIIDEVHSKGGKYKDAGWVWLYDKNSVVVLKQFIFDDIPMENNKYLSETNKIELND
- a CDS encoding LCP family protein, whose protein sequence is MSKYKKIIICIISLIIIIPVSVYGYLQYKLKDVTVSSTYKSKIKEVDGITNILLLGTDGRKDETAFRTDSMIILTVDNNNKNIKLTSLARDTYVDIPGKGKGKLNTAYFWGKENLLFETIENEFGIGLDKYVIVDFTSLMDIIYALDGVEIDVKQSEINEVNRFIPECYKFCKNPNKGEMKLIESPGKQTLNGYQALSYSRIRKADSAILRDGRQRKVINAVMKKYQDVSFTKYPQLIDAIIPYVKTNLTSNEITSLALTGHNILAGKSLKTTLKEGEFPITDEIHSKGGIYGNSGWVWLYDTNSTCVLRDFIYKNIDMNNNEYLKNNSNISLNY